One Archocentrus centrarchus isolate MPI-CPG fArcCen1 chromosome 10, fArcCen1, whole genome shotgun sequence genomic region harbors:
- the tmem126a gene encoding transmembrane protein 126A, with protein MSENTQKKGTPGNALTKAVIAEMLLKNFERLPDIDQKLFTYGPLYLGGNAGLAGLISNSLYRRALNVREARIASNLPMAVLPFLTTCALYSAAVSNPLLSGDLDCPMCSIIRGALVGVIGGGVYPILLALPMNIGLASRYYTAPMPEKGNMLRYCVEISKPVLRRMRAVIILQGFFGTYLGSRHFETYTKLARISFGSGRKELKD; from the coding sequence ATGTCGGAAAACACTCAGAAGAAGGGCACTCCTGGAAATGCGCTGACAAAAGCAGTGATTGCTGAAATGCTGCTGAAAAATTTTGAGAGACTCCCTGACATTGATCAGAAACTGTTCACCTATGGACCTTTGTATCTGGGAGGAAACGCCGGACTCGCGGGACTCATATCGAACAGCTTGTATCGCAGAGCTCTGAACGTCAGAGAGGCGCGCATCGCCTCCAACCTGCCCATGGCCGTGCTGCCCTTCCTGACAACATGCGCTCTGTACAGCGCAGCAGTGTCCAACCCGCTCCTGTCGGGTGACCTCGACTGTCCCATGTGCTCCATAATTCGAGGTGCCCTTGTTGGCGTGATCGGTGGTGGGGTGTACCCCATCCTCCTGGCCTTACCTATGAATATTGGCCTTGCGTCCAGGTACTACACAGCTCCAATGCCAGAGAAGGGCAATATGCTCCGCTACTGTGTGGAGATCTCCAAACCAGTCttgaggaggatgagggcagTTATAATTCTCCAAGGCTTCTTTGGCACCTACCTGGGTTCCAGGCACTTTGAGACATATACCAAACTGGCCAGGATATCATTTGGCTCAGGTAGAAAAGAACTCAAAGACTAA
- the clk4b gene encoding dual specificity protein kinase CLK4b isoform X1, which produces MRHSKRMRSPGIWLDEYSWEERMECRKRKRRESHSSERENKSRRTHRHLKTFEGHYLETRNLNQRLDSRERDHSWDMACDEDSHESNCKERDRDWHHYSKSSARSGRSRRSSHSRRHRDRRRRRSHSRHRSTSRRSHHRRSRKRSRSFEDDDEGHLIYHSGDMLRARYEIVCTLGEGAFGRVAECIDHSNDGARVALKIIKNIDRYREAALSEVEVLKQLHTLDSDRRYACVHMLDWFDFNGHICIAFELLGLSTYDFLKENNFQPFPIEHIRHMAYQIIQAVRFLHKNKLTHTDLKPENILFIDSDYDMEYNREMKRDERTLRNPDVKIVDFGNATYDHEHHTSVVSTRHYRAPEVILDLGWDHSCDVWSVGCILIEYYLGSTLFQTHDSKEHLAMMERVLGPIPTNLLEKTKKRRYVHRCKLDWDVHSSAGRYVRKHCKPLKQYMMSKREDHQQLFDLIEKMMEYDPAKRLSLEQALRHPFFACYYKSRSSSSSRRSTRSSSNNSSSSKKDCS; this is translated from the exons ATGCGCCACTCAAAGCGAATGCGCTCTCCGGGCATCTGGCTCGATGAATACAGTTGGGAAGAGAGGATGGAATGTCGTAAGCGAAAGAGGCGAGAATCGCACAGCAGcgaaagagaaaacaaatcacGAAGAACCCATCGTCACCTCAAGACCTTTGAGGG GCACTACCTGGAGACCCGCAATCTGAACCAGAGGCTGGACTCTCGAGAAAGGGACCACAGTTGGGACATGGCCTGTGATGAGGACAGCCATGAAAGCAACTGCAAGGAGCGAGATCGCGACTGGCACCACTACAGCAAGTCCTCTGCCCGTAGTGGTCGCAGCAGGCGAAGCAGCCATAGCCGCAGGCACCGAGATAGAAGGCGCAGACGGAGCCACTCTCGTCACAGGTCCACTTCG AGGAGGAGCCATCACCGCAGGAGCAGGAAAAGATCCAGGAGTTTTGAGGATGATGACGAGGGTCACCTCATCTATCACAGTGGAGACATGCTAAGAGCGAGAT ATGAGATTGTGTGTACTCTAGGAGAGGGAGCCTTTGGGAGGGTTGCCGAATGCATTGATCATTCAAA TGATGGGGCTCGAGTGGCTCTGAAGATCATTAAAAATATAGACCGCTACCGAGAGGCAGCTCTGTCTGAGGTAGAGGTCCTTAAACAGCTGCATACCCTCGACTCTGATAGACGATA TGCTTGTGTTCACATGCTGGACTGGTTTGACTTTAACGGTCACATTTGTATTGCTTTTGAGCTGCTTGGGCTCAGCACATATGATTTCCTCAAGGAAAACAACTTCCAGCCTTTCCCCATTGAACACATCAGACACATGGCTTACCAGATTATTCAAGCTGTGCGAT TTCTGCATAAGAACAAGCTGACGCACACAGACTTGAAGCCTGAGAATATTCTCTTCATAGATTCAGACTATGATATGGAGTACAATCGTGAAATG AAAAGAGATGAACGGACGTTGAGGAATCCAGATGTGAAAATTGTTGACTTTGGTAACGCCACATATGACCATGAGCATCATACCTCTGTGGTGTCAACACGTCACTACCGCGCTCCTGAAGTAATTTTAG ATCTGGGTTGGGATCATTCCTGCGACGTCTGGAGTGTAGGCTGCATACTCATTGAGTATTATCTGGGAAGCACTCTTTTCCAG ACTCACGACAGCAAAGAGCATCTTGCTATGATGGAGAGAGTCCTGGGCCCCATCCCTACAAACCTcctggaaaaaacaaa GAAACGGCGATATGTTCACCGGTGCAAGTTGGACTGGGATGTgcacagctctgctgggagatATGTTAGGAAACACTGCAAACCGCTCAAG CAATACATGATGTCAAAGCGTGAAGACCACCAGCAGCTTTTTGACCTGATAGAGAAGATGATGGAGTATGACCCAGCTAAGCGCCTCAGTCTGGAGCAAGCCCTTCGACATCCTTTCTTTGCATGCTACTACaagagcaggagcagcagcagcagcagaagaagcacTCGCAGTAGCAGTAAtaatagcagcagcagcaaaaaagaCTGCTCCTGA
- the clk4b gene encoding dual specificity protein kinase CLK4b isoform X2, with protein sequence MLDWFDFNGHICIAFELLGLSTYDFLKENNFQPFPIEHIRHMAYQIIQAVRFLHKNKLTHTDLKPENILFIDSDYDMEYNREMKRDERTLRNPDVKIVDFGNATYDHEHHTSVVSTRHYRAPEVILDLGWDHSCDVWSVGCILIEYYLGSTLFQTHDSKEHLAMMERVLGPIPTNLLEKTKKRRYVHRCKLDWDVHSSAGRYVRKHCKPLKQYMMSKREDHQQLFDLIEKMMEYDPAKRLSLEQALRHPFFACYYKSRSSSSSRRSTRSSSNNSSSSKKDCS encoded by the exons ATGCTGGACTGGTTTGACTTTAACGGTCACATTTGTATTGCTTTTGAGCTGCTTGGGCTCAGCACATATGATTTCCTCAAGGAAAACAACTTCCAGCCTTTCCCCATTGAACACATCAGACACATGGCTTACCAGATTATTCAAGCTGTGCGAT TTCTGCATAAGAACAAGCTGACGCACACAGACTTGAAGCCTGAGAATATTCTCTTCATAGATTCAGACTATGATATGGAGTACAATCGTGAAATG AAAAGAGATGAACGGACGTTGAGGAATCCAGATGTGAAAATTGTTGACTTTGGTAACGCCACATATGACCATGAGCATCATACCTCTGTGGTGTCAACACGTCACTACCGCGCTCCTGAAGTAATTTTAG ATCTGGGTTGGGATCATTCCTGCGACGTCTGGAGTGTAGGCTGCATACTCATTGAGTATTATCTGGGAAGCACTCTTTTCCAG ACTCACGACAGCAAAGAGCATCTTGCTATGATGGAGAGAGTCCTGGGCCCCATCCCTACAAACCTcctggaaaaaacaaa GAAACGGCGATATGTTCACCGGTGCAAGTTGGACTGGGATGTgcacagctctgctgggagatATGTTAGGAAACACTGCAAACCGCTCAAG CAATACATGATGTCAAAGCGTGAAGACCACCAGCAGCTTTTTGACCTGATAGAGAAGATGATGGAGTATGACCCAGCTAAGCGCCTCAGTCTGGAGCAAGCCCTTCGACATCCTTTCTTTGCATGCTACTACaagagcaggagcagcagcagcagcagaagaagcacTCGCAGTAGCAGTAAtaatagcagcagcagcaaaaaagaCTGCTCCTGA